From Homalodisca vitripennis isolate AUS2020 chromosome 1, UT_GWSS_2.1, whole genome shotgun sequence, the proteins below share one genomic window:
- the LOC124358996 gene encoding uncharacterized protein LOC124358996 isoform X1, producing the protein MAVLNGTVTDPYTKLRTSLPSTGTNAYRLVAISRTMAWEIPSWIDEAFLASTLQGDDTKQNVSIVKYSVKPAVPTGENYSSQIYRVAVNYTTDKSSTEQTTSLIIKAPHTKGIAAEFTSMFVEFDVFAKEKRIYDELLPKMHDKLNLQFGPKFLHSPVEKVLVLQDLNEGGYTMAKRHQQLDFPHCSLVLSVLAKYHACSVAIHKENPTFLEGLGRELLYSNESPIGQQLKGWTGPLFNIIGGILQEKGGCEQYIDFLSSKLDGLWDSFVEKFKPREKGLNVLNHGDFWVNNMLFKYDDSGKVKEVKFIDFAAARYTTPATDIVYFIWSSANEDVRENRLDELSDVYLQSLNATLELLKCEERLSKSELTKELKCFSDWAFTLICQFLPLVLTDSKDAINTEELTLADMDLSDPSNQMLKMYEGKLFQAALPTALRHHQKWLSSLEI; encoded by the exons ATGGCAGTACTGAATGGTACAGTGACTGACCCGTACACCAAACTGCGTACAAGCCTACCGAGTACCGGCACTAACGCTTATCGACTTGTAGCTATTTCAAG AACAATGGCGTGGGAGATTCCTTCATGGATCGACGAAGCCTTTCTTGCTTCTACCCTCCAAGGAGACGACACCAAGCAAAATGTTTCGATTGTCAAGTATTCAGTAAAGCCGGCTGTACCAACTGGTGAAAACTACTCCAGCCAGATATATAGAGTCGCTGTAAATTACACAACAGACAAGTCATCTACAGAGCAAACCACATCGCTCATAATCAAGGCACCGCACACTAAAGGAATTGCTGCTGAATTTACTAGCATGTTCGTGGAATTCGACGTTTTTGCCAAAGAGAAAAGAATCTACGATGAGCTGTTACCAAAGATGCATGATAAATTAAACCTCCAGTTTGGTCCAAAATTTCTCCACAGCCCAGTAGAAAAGGTGTTGGTTCTACAGGATTTGAACGAAGGAGGCTATACTATGGCTAAACGCCATCAACAACTTGATTTTCCTCACTGCTCACTGGTTTTGTCAGTCCTAGCGAAATACCACGCTTGTTCAGTAGCGATTCACAAGGAAAACCCAACATTTCTTGAAGGTCTCGGTAGAGAACTCTTGTACAGTAATGAAAGCCCTATTGGTCAACAATTAAAAGGATGGACAGGCCCTTTATTCAACATCATCGGTGGAATTTTGCAAGAGAAGGGTGGTTGTGAACAGTATATAGACTTTCTATCAAGCAAACTCGATGGGCTATGGGACTCTTTCGTTGAAAAATTCAAACCCAGAGAGAAAGGTCTAAATGTCCTCAACCATGGAGACTTTTGGGTGAATAACATGTTATTCAAGTACGACGATTCTGGAAAAGTCAAAGAAGTTAAATTCATCGATTTTGCTGCTGCTAGGTACACGACTCCAGCAACTGACATCGTCTACTTCATATGGAGCAGTGCAAACGAAGATGTGCGAGAGAATCGGCTGGACGAGCTAAGTGACGTGTACCTCCAGAGCCTCAATGCGACATTGGAGCTGCTGAAGTGCGAGGAACGGTTATCCAAGTCGGAGTTGACAAAGGAACTCAAATGTTTCAGTGACTGGGCGTTCACTCTTATCTGCCAGTTTTTACCTCTAGTACTGACAGATTCTAAAGATGCCATCAACACGGAGGAGCTCACTCTGGCGGATATGGATCTCAGTGACCCTTCAAACCAAATGCTAAAGATGTATGAAGGAAAACTGTTTCAAGCTGCTCTTCCAACTGCTTTGAGACATCACCAAAAGTGGCTATCTTCCTTGGAGATATAG
- the LOC124358996 gene encoding uncharacterized protein LOC124358996 isoform X2 yields MAWEIPSWIDEAFLASTLQGDDTKQNVSIVKYSVKPAVPTGENYSSQIYRVAVNYTTDKSSTEQTTSLIIKAPHTKGIAAEFTSMFVEFDVFAKEKRIYDELLPKMHDKLNLQFGPKFLHSPVEKVLVLQDLNEGGYTMAKRHQQLDFPHCSLVLSVLAKYHACSVAIHKENPTFLEGLGRELLYSNESPIGQQLKGWTGPLFNIIGGILQEKGGCEQYIDFLSSKLDGLWDSFVEKFKPREKGLNVLNHGDFWVNNMLFKYDDSGKVKEVKFIDFAAARYTTPATDIVYFIWSSANEDVRENRLDELSDVYLQSLNATLELLKCEERLSKSELTKELKCFSDWAFTLICQFLPLVLTDSKDAINTEELTLADMDLSDPSNQMLKMYEGKLFQAALPTALRHHQKWLSSLEI; encoded by the coding sequence ATGGCGTGGGAGATTCCTTCATGGATCGACGAAGCCTTTCTTGCTTCTACCCTCCAAGGAGACGACACCAAGCAAAATGTTTCGATTGTCAAGTATTCAGTAAAGCCGGCTGTACCAACTGGTGAAAACTACTCCAGCCAGATATATAGAGTCGCTGTAAATTACACAACAGACAAGTCATCTACAGAGCAAACCACATCGCTCATAATCAAGGCACCGCACACTAAAGGAATTGCTGCTGAATTTACTAGCATGTTCGTGGAATTCGACGTTTTTGCCAAAGAGAAAAGAATCTACGATGAGCTGTTACCAAAGATGCATGATAAATTAAACCTCCAGTTTGGTCCAAAATTTCTCCACAGCCCAGTAGAAAAGGTGTTGGTTCTACAGGATTTGAACGAAGGAGGCTATACTATGGCTAAACGCCATCAACAACTTGATTTTCCTCACTGCTCACTGGTTTTGTCAGTCCTAGCGAAATACCACGCTTGTTCAGTAGCGATTCACAAGGAAAACCCAACATTTCTTGAAGGTCTCGGTAGAGAACTCTTGTACAGTAATGAAAGCCCTATTGGTCAACAATTAAAAGGATGGACAGGCCCTTTATTCAACATCATCGGTGGAATTTTGCAAGAGAAGGGTGGTTGTGAACAGTATATAGACTTTCTATCAAGCAAACTCGATGGGCTATGGGACTCTTTCGTTGAAAAATTCAAACCCAGAGAGAAAGGTCTAAATGTCCTCAACCATGGAGACTTTTGGGTGAATAACATGTTATTCAAGTACGACGATTCTGGAAAAGTCAAAGAAGTTAAATTCATCGATTTTGCTGCTGCTAGGTACACGACTCCAGCAACTGACATCGTCTACTTCATATGGAGCAGTGCAAACGAAGATGTGCGAGAGAATCGGCTGGACGAGCTAAGTGACGTGTACCTCCAGAGCCTCAATGCGACATTGGAGCTGCTGAAGTGCGAGGAACGGTTATCCAAGTCGGAGTTGACAAAGGAACTCAAATGTTTCAGTGACTGGGCGTTCACTCTTATCTGCCAGTTTTTACCTCTAGTACTGACAGATTCTAAAGATGCCATCAACACGGAGGAGCTCACTCTGGCGGATATGGATCTCAGTGACCCTTCAAACCAAATGCTAAAGATGTATGAAGGAAAACTGTTTCAAGCTGCTCTTCCAACTGCTTTGAGACATCACCAAAAGTGGCTATCTTCCTTGGAGATATAG